One Hevea brasiliensis isolate MT/VB/25A 57/8 chromosome 5, ASM3005281v1, whole genome shotgun sequence genomic region harbors:
- the LOC110669949 gene encoding snRNA-activating protein complex subunit isoform X5, translated as MAVGFAWFYKSEKLQSSLTTPTEKTALAFFTFPGRTKLKMEMINSRDGDGDQETSVSIARGGPIYVPNLVGPLTRVPDFESALFYELEDLKDELCLHAISPSNDDNISIDELKIYSDEDLVEMALKETLNNESSLRPSSEGLIARRENDIRDSSNNTDLESSELGDPSATLESLNGETYCNGTIANKKSRKRQRMLKSSDGSHSGTSCNRTINNNNSRKGKGKKANKCDIGESCFAKVDEELKIKQKQDQDKATVRLHSFNFKANKGAIPSSEPESSERLKMLPSTNSGKQQLKPSNVQEHIPVRHPEVVLCIEVYHNIRHWLKIQEFLVLGRQMLTEMRDRIYCMTDQVMQKAGHYDPYGYFLIEDVFCNDTRDPSAIDYSEPIFDWLTNSKDDALRKWECITSGELQRKQKAVIGEVTTSQLPQFRRVDMQETRFCDLRFRLGAGYLYCHQGDCKHTIVIRDLRLIHPEDVQNRAAYPIVIFQLKLRFQKCNVCNIFRATKVTVDDKWTPDNPCYFCNDCYYLLHYSENGSLLYSDFSTYDYIHD; from the exons ATGGCCGTCGGCTTTGCTTGGTTCTACAAATCTGAAAAGCTTCAATCTAGCTTGACGACTCCTACAGAGAAGACGGCCTTAGCCTTCTTCACCTTTCCAG GAAGAACAAAGCTAAAGATGGAGATGATAAATTCAAGAGATGGAGATGGGGATCAAGAGACGAGTGTTTCAATTGCTCGTGGGGGACCTATTTACGTTCCCAACTTGGTGGGACCTCTCACCAGGGTTCCTGACTTTGAGTCTGCTCTTTTCTatgaacttgag GATTTGAAGGATGAATTGTGCTTGCATGCTATTTCACCATCCAATGATGATAATATTTC GATTGATGAGCTTAAAATTTATAGCGACGAGGATTTGGTGGAGATGGCCTTGAAGGAAACTCTGAAT AATGAAAGTTCCTTGCGGCCATCCTCAGAGGGCTTGATTGCCAG gaGAGAAAATGATATTAGGGATTCAAGCAATAATACAGATTTGGAAAGCTCTGAATTAGGAGATCCTTCAGCCACTTTGGAATCATTAAATGGAGAAACTTATTGCAACGGAACAATTGCTAACAAGAAGTCAAGGAAGAGACAAAGAATGTTGAAATCTTCAGATGGATCTCATAGTGGAACCAGCTGTAATAGAACTATCAATAACAACAATTCAAGGAAGGGAAAAGGAAAGAAGGCAAATAAATGTGATATTGGC GAGAGTTGCTTTGCGAAGGTGGATGAAGAATTGAAAATCAAACAAAAGCAGGATCAAGACAAAGCAACTGTCAGGCTGCATTCATTTAA TTTCAAAGCCAACAAGGGTGCCATTCCATCCTCGGAGCCAGAGAGCAGTGAAAGGCTGAAAATGCTACCATCTACAAATTCTGGGAAACAG CAGTTAAAGCCCTCAAATGTTCAAGAACACATACCTGTACGCCATCCAGAGGTTGTTCTTTGCATTGAGGTTTACCACAACATACGACACTGGTTAAAG ATACAAGAGTTCTTGGTCCTAGGAAGACAAATGTTAACTGAAATGAGGGACAGGATTTATTGCATGACAGACCAAGTGATGCAAAAGGCAGGGCATTATGATCCATACGGATATTTTCTCATAGAA GATGTGTTTTGCAATGATACAAGGGATCCATCTGCAATAGATTATAGTGAACCTATTTTTGATTGGCTTACAAACTCAAAAGATGATGCTCTTAGAAAATGGGAATGTATCACAAGTGGTGAGTTACAACGAAAACAGAAAGCAGTCATAGGTGAGGTAACTACTTCACAATTGCCCCAATTCAGACGTGTTGACATGCAAGAAACTCGGTTTTGTGACTTGAGATTTCGTCTTGGTGCTGGATACCTCTACTGTCATCAG GGAGACTGCAAGCATACCATTGTCATCAGAGACCTAAGATTGATTCATCCTGAGGATGTCCAAAACCGGGCAGCTTATCCAATAGTAATTTTCCAACTAAAATTACGTTTCCAGAAATGCAACGTTTGCAACATTTTCAGGGCTACAAAAGTGACTGTGGATGACAAATGGACCCCAGATAACCCTTGCTATTTCTGTAATGACTGCTATTACCTTCTTCACTACTCTGAGAATGGATCTCTACTATACAGTGATTTCTCAACTTATGACTATATTCATGACTAA
- the LOC110669949 gene encoding snRNA-activating protein complex subunit isoform X4: MAVGFAWFYKSEKLQSSLTTPTEKTALAFFTFPGRTKLKMEMINSRDGDGDQETSVSIARGGPIYVPNLVGPLTRVPDFESALFYELEDLKDELCLHAISPSNDDNISIDELKIYSDEDLVEMALKETLNKNESSLRPSSEGLIARRENDIRDSSNNTDLESSELGDPSATLESLNGETYCNGTIANKKSRKRQRMLKSSDGSHSGTSCNRTINNNNSRKGKGKKANKCDIGESCFAKVDEELKIKQKQDQDKATVRLHSFNFKANKGAIPSSEPESSERLKMLPSTNSGKQQLKPSNVQEHIPVRHPEVVLCIEVYHNIRHWLKIQEFLVLGRQMLTEMRDRIYCMTDQVMQKAGHYDPYGYFLIEDVFCNDTRDPSAIDYSEPIFDWLTNSKDDALRKWECITSGELQRKQKAVIGEVTTSQLPQFRRVDMQETRFCDLRFRLGAGYLYCHQGDCKHTIVIRDLRLIHPEDVQNRAAYPIVIFQLKLRFQKCNVCNIFRATKVTVDDKWTPDNPCYFCNDCYYLLHYSENGSLLYSDFSTYDYIHD, from the exons ATGGCCGTCGGCTTTGCTTGGTTCTACAAATCTGAAAAGCTTCAATCTAGCTTGACGACTCCTACAGAGAAGACGGCCTTAGCCTTCTTCACCTTTCCAG GAAGAACAAAGCTAAAGATGGAGATGATAAATTCAAGAGATGGAGATGGGGATCAAGAGACGAGTGTTTCAATTGCTCGTGGGGGACCTATTTACGTTCCCAACTTGGTGGGACCTCTCACCAGGGTTCCTGACTTTGAGTCTGCTCTTTTCTatgaacttgag GATTTGAAGGATGAATTGTGCTTGCATGCTATTTCACCATCCAATGATGATAATATTTC GATTGATGAGCTTAAAATTTATAGCGACGAGGATTTGGTGGAGATGGCCTTGAAGGAAACTCTGAAT AAGAATGAAAGTTCCTTGCGGCCATCCTCAGAGGGCTTGATTGCCAG gaGAGAAAATGATATTAGGGATTCAAGCAATAATACAGATTTGGAAAGCTCTGAATTAGGAGATCCTTCAGCCACTTTGGAATCATTAAATGGAGAAACTTATTGCAACGGAACAATTGCTAACAAGAAGTCAAGGAAGAGACAAAGAATGTTGAAATCTTCAGATGGATCTCATAGTGGAACCAGCTGTAATAGAACTATCAATAACAACAATTCAAGGAAGGGAAAAGGAAAGAAGGCAAATAAATGTGATATTGGC GAGAGTTGCTTTGCGAAGGTGGATGAAGAATTGAAAATCAAACAAAAGCAGGATCAAGACAAAGCAACTGTCAGGCTGCATTCATTTAA TTTCAAAGCCAACAAGGGTGCCATTCCATCCTCGGAGCCAGAGAGCAGTGAAAGGCTGAAAATGCTACCATCTACAAATTCTGGGAAACAG CAGTTAAAGCCCTCAAATGTTCAAGAACACATACCTGTACGCCATCCAGAGGTTGTTCTTTGCATTGAGGTTTACCACAACATACGACACTGGTTAAAG ATACAAGAGTTCTTGGTCCTAGGAAGACAAATGTTAACTGAAATGAGGGACAGGATTTATTGCATGACAGACCAAGTGATGCAAAAGGCAGGGCATTATGATCCATACGGATATTTTCTCATAGAA GATGTGTTTTGCAATGATACAAGGGATCCATCTGCAATAGATTATAGTGAACCTATTTTTGATTGGCTTACAAACTCAAAAGATGATGCTCTTAGAAAATGGGAATGTATCACAAGTGGTGAGTTACAACGAAAACAGAAAGCAGTCATAGGTGAGGTAACTACTTCACAATTGCCCCAATTCAGACGTGTTGACATGCAAGAAACTCGGTTTTGTGACTTGAGATTTCGTCTTGGTGCTGGATACCTCTACTGTCATCAG GGAGACTGCAAGCATACCATTGTCATCAGAGACCTAAGATTGATTCATCCTGAGGATGTCCAAAACCGGGCAGCTTATCCAATAGTAATTTTCCAACTAAAATTACGTTTCCAGAAATGCAACGTTTGCAACATTTTCAGGGCTACAAAAGTGACTGTGGATGACAAATGGACCCCAGATAACCCTTGCTATTTCTGTAATGACTGCTATTACCTTCTTCACTACTCTGAGAATGGATCTCTACTATACAGTGATTTCTCAACTTATGACTATATTCATGACTAA
- the LOC110669949 gene encoding snRNA-activating protein complex subunit isoform X3, translating to MAVGFAWFYKSEKLQSSLTTPTEKTALAFFTFPGRTKLKMEMINSRDGDGDQETSVSIARGGPIYVPNLVGPLTRVPDFESALFYELEDLKDELCLHAISPSNDDNISIDELKIYSDEDLVEMALKETLNKNESSLRPSSEGLIARFIVVYSRSDTSFLLMYACMRENDIRDSSNNTDLESSELGDPSATLESLNGETYCNGTIANKKSRKRQRMLKSSDGSHSGTSCNRTINNNNSRKGKGKKANKCDIGESCFAKVDEELKIKQKQDQDKATVRLHSFNFKANKGAIPSSEPESSERLKMLPSTNSGKQLKPSNVQEHIPVRHPEVVLCIEVYHNIRHWLKIQEFLVLGRQMLTEMRDRIYCMTDQVMQKAGHYDPYGYFLIEDVFCNDTRDPSAIDYSEPIFDWLTNSKDDALRKWECITSGELQRKQKAVIGEVTTSQLPQFRRVDMQETRFCDLRFRLGAGYLYCHQGDCKHTIVIRDLRLIHPEDVQNRAAYPIVIFQLKLRFQKCNVCNIFRATKVTVDDKWTPDNPCYFCNDCYYLLHYSENGSLLYSDFSTYDYIHD from the exons ATGGCCGTCGGCTTTGCTTGGTTCTACAAATCTGAAAAGCTTCAATCTAGCTTGACGACTCCTACAGAGAAGACGGCCTTAGCCTTCTTCACCTTTCCAG GAAGAACAAAGCTAAAGATGGAGATGATAAATTCAAGAGATGGAGATGGGGATCAAGAGACGAGTGTTTCAATTGCTCGTGGGGGACCTATTTACGTTCCCAACTTGGTGGGACCTCTCACCAGGGTTCCTGACTTTGAGTCTGCTCTTTTCTatgaacttgag GATTTGAAGGATGAATTGTGCTTGCATGCTATTTCACCATCCAATGATGATAATATTTC GATTGATGAGCTTAAAATTTATAGCGACGAGGATTTGGTGGAGATGGCCTTGAAGGAAACTCTGAAT AAGAATGAAAGTTCCTTGCGGCCATCCTCAGAGGGCTTGATTGCCAG GTTTATTGTGGTTTATTCAAGATCAGATACCTCTTTTCTTCTCATGTATGCATGCAT gaGAGAAAATGATATTAGGGATTCAAGCAATAATACAGATTTGGAAAGCTCTGAATTAGGAGATCCTTCAGCCACTTTGGAATCATTAAATGGAGAAACTTATTGCAACGGAACAATTGCTAACAAGAAGTCAAGGAAGAGACAAAGAATGTTGAAATCTTCAGATGGATCTCATAGTGGAACCAGCTGTAATAGAACTATCAATAACAACAATTCAAGGAAGGGAAAAGGAAAGAAGGCAAATAAATGTGATATTGGC GAGAGTTGCTTTGCGAAGGTGGATGAAGAATTGAAAATCAAACAAAAGCAGGATCAAGACAAAGCAACTGTCAGGCTGCATTCATTTAA TTTCAAAGCCAACAAGGGTGCCATTCCATCCTCGGAGCCAGAGAGCAGTGAAAGGCTGAAAATGCTACCATCTACAAATTCTGGGAAACAG TTAAAGCCCTCAAATGTTCAAGAACACATACCTGTACGCCATCCAGAGGTTGTTCTTTGCATTGAGGTTTACCACAACATACGACACTGGTTAAAG ATACAAGAGTTCTTGGTCCTAGGAAGACAAATGTTAACTGAAATGAGGGACAGGATTTATTGCATGACAGACCAAGTGATGCAAAAGGCAGGGCATTATGATCCATACGGATATTTTCTCATAGAA GATGTGTTTTGCAATGATACAAGGGATCCATCTGCAATAGATTATAGTGAACCTATTTTTGATTGGCTTACAAACTCAAAAGATGATGCTCTTAGAAAATGGGAATGTATCACAAGTGGTGAGTTACAACGAAAACAGAAAGCAGTCATAGGTGAGGTAACTACTTCACAATTGCCCCAATTCAGACGTGTTGACATGCAAGAAACTCGGTTTTGTGACTTGAGATTTCGTCTTGGTGCTGGATACCTCTACTGTCATCAG GGAGACTGCAAGCATACCATTGTCATCAGAGACCTAAGATTGATTCATCCTGAGGATGTCCAAAACCGGGCAGCTTATCCAATAGTAATTTTCCAACTAAAATTACGTTTCCAGAAATGCAACGTTTGCAACATTTTCAGGGCTACAAAAGTGACTGTGGATGACAAATGGACCCCAGATAACCCTTGCTATTTCTGTAATGACTGCTATTACCTTCTTCACTACTCTGAGAATGGATCTCTACTATACAGTGATTTCTCAACTTATGACTATATTCATGACTAA
- the LOC110669949 gene encoding snRNA-activating protein complex subunit isoform X1, with amino-acid sequence MAVGFAWFYKSEKLQSSLTTPTEKTALAFFTFPGRTKLKMEMINSRDGDGDQETSVSIARGGPIYVPNLVGPLTRVPDFESALFYELEDLKDELCLHAISPSNDDNISIDELKIYSDEDLVEMALKETLNKNESSLRPSSEGLIARFIVVYSRSDTSFLLMYACMRENDIRDSSNNTDLESSELGDPSATLESLNGETYCNGTIANKKSRKRQRMLKSSDGSHSGTSCNRTINNNNSRKGKGKKANKCDIGESCFAKVDEELKIKQKQDQDKATVRLHSFNFKANKGAIPSSEPESSERLKMLPSTNSGKQQLKPSNVQEHIPVRHPEVVLCIEVYHNIRHWLKIQEFLVLGRQMLTEMRDRIYCMTDQVMQKAGHYDPYGYFLIEDVFCNDTRDPSAIDYSEPIFDWLTNSKDDALRKWECITSGELQRKQKAVIGEVTTSQLPQFRRVDMQETRFCDLRFRLGAGYLYCHQGDCKHTIVIRDLRLIHPEDVQNRAAYPIVIFQLKLRFQKCNVCNIFRATKVTVDDKWTPDNPCYFCNDCYYLLHYSENGSLLYSDFSTYDYIHD; translated from the exons ATGGCCGTCGGCTTTGCTTGGTTCTACAAATCTGAAAAGCTTCAATCTAGCTTGACGACTCCTACAGAGAAGACGGCCTTAGCCTTCTTCACCTTTCCAG GAAGAACAAAGCTAAAGATGGAGATGATAAATTCAAGAGATGGAGATGGGGATCAAGAGACGAGTGTTTCAATTGCTCGTGGGGGACCTATTTACGTTCCCAACTTGGTGGGACCTCTCACCAGGGTTCCTGACTTTGAGTCTGCTCTTTTCTatgaacttgag GATTTGAAGGATGAATTGTGCTTGCATGCTATTTCACCATCCAATGATGATAATATTTC GATTGATGAGCTTAAAATTTATAGCGACGAGGATTTGGTGGAGATGGCCTTGAAGGAAACTCTGAAT AAGAATGAAAGTTCCTTGCGGCCATCCTCAGAGGGCTTGATTGCCAG GTTTATTGTGGTTTATTCAAGATCAGATACCTCTTTTCTTCTCATGTATGCATGCAT gaGAGAAAATGATATTAGGGATTCAAGCAATAATACAGATTTGGAAAGCTCTGAATTAGGAGATCCTTCAGCCACTTTGGAATCATTAAATGGAGAAACTTATTGCAACGGAACAATTGCTAACAAGAAGTCAAGGAAGAGACAAAGAATGTTGAAATCTTCAGATGGATCTCATAGTGGAACCAGCTGTAATAGAACTATCAATAACAACAATTCAAGGAAGGGAAAAGGAAAGAAGGCAAATAAATGTGATATTGGC GAGAGTTGCTTTGCGAAGGTGGATGAAGAATTGAAAATCAAACAAAAGCAGGATCAAGACAAAGCAACTGTCAGGCTGCATTCATTTAA TTTCAAAGCCAACAAGGGTGCCATTCCATCCTCGGAGCCAGAGAGCAGTGAAAGGCTGAAAATGCTACCATCTACAAATTCTGGGAAACAG CAGTTAAAGCCCTCAAATGTTCAAGAACACATACCTGTACGCCATCCAGAGGTTGTTCTTTGCATTGAGGTTTACCACAACATACGACACTGGTTAAAG ATACAAGAGTTCTTGGTCCTAGGAAGACAAATGTTAACTGAAATGAGGGACAGGATTTATTGCATGACAGACCAAGTGATGCAAAAGGCAGGGCATTATGATCCATACGGATATTTTCTCATAGAA GATGTGTTTTGCAATGATACAAGGGATCCATCTGCAATAGATTATAGTGAACCTATTTTTGATTGGCTTACAAACTCAAAAGATGATGCTCTTAGAAAATGGGAATGTATCACAAGTGGTGAGTTACAACGAAAACAGAAAGCAGTCATAGGTGAGGTAACTACTTCACAATTGCCCCAATTCAGACGTGTTGACATGCAAGAAACTCGGTTTTGTGACTTGAGATTTCGTCTTGGTGCTGGATACCTCTACTGTCATCAG GGAGACTGCAAGCATACCATTGTCATCAGAGACCTAAGATTGATTCATCCTGAGGATGTCCAAAACCGGGCAGCTTATCCAATAGTAATTTTCCAACTAAAATTACGTTTCCAGAAATGCAACGTTTGCAACATTTTCAGGGCTACAAAAGTGACTGTGGATGACAAATGGACCCCAGATAACCCTTGCTATTTCTGTAATGACTGCTATTACCTTCTTCACTACTCTGAGAATGGATCTCTACTATACAGTGATTTCTCAACTTATGACTATATTCATGACTAA
- the LOC110669949 gene encoding snRNA-activating protein complex subunit isoform X2, producing the protein MAVGFAWFYKSEKLQSSLTTPTEKTALAFFTFPGRTKLKMEMINSRDGDGDQETSVSIARGGPIYVPNLVGPLTRVPDFESALFYELEDLKDELCLHAISPSNDDNISIDELKIYSDEDLVEMALKETLNNESSLRPSSEGLIARFIVVYSRSDTSFLLMYACMRENDIRDSSNNTDLESSELGDPSATLESLNGETYCNGTIANKKSRKRQRMLKSSDGSHSGTSCNRTINNNNSRKGKGKKANKCDIGESCFAKVDEELKIKQKQDQDKATVRLHSFNFKANKGAIPSSEPESSERLKMLPSTNSGKQQLKPSNVQEHIPVRHPEVVLCIEVYHNIRHWLKIQEFLVLGRQMLTEMRDRIYCMTDQVMQKAGHYDPYGYFLIEDVFCNDTRDPSAIDYSEPIFDWLTNSKDDALRKWECITSGELQRKQKAVIGEVTTSQLPQFRRVDMQETRFCDLRFRLGAGYLYCHQGDCKHTIVIRDLRLIHPEDVQNRAAYPIVIFQLKLRFQKCNVCNIFRATKVTVDDKWTPDNPCYFCNDCYYLLHYSENGSLLYSDFSTYDYIHD; encoded by the exons ATGGCCGTCGGCTTTGCTTGGTTCTACAAATCTGAAAAGCTTCAATCTAGCTTGACGACTCCTACAGAGAAGACGGCCTTAGCCTTCTTCACCTTTCCAG GAAGAACAAAGCTAAAGATGGAGATGATAAATTCAAGAGATGGAGATGGGGATCAAGAGACGAGTGTTTCAATTGCTCGTGGGGGACCTATTTACGTTCCCAACTTGGTGGGACCTCTCACCAGGGTTCCTGACTTTGAGTCTGCTCTTTTCTatgaacttgag GATTTGAAGGATGAATTGTGCTTGCATGCTATTTCACCATCCAATGATGATAATATTTC GATTGATGAGCTTAAAATTTATAGCGACGAGGATTTGGTGGAGATGGCCTTGAAGGAAACTCTGAAT AATGAAAGTTCCTTGCGGCCATCCTCAGAGGGCTTGATTGCCAG GTTTATTGTGGTTTATTCAAGATCAGATACCTCTTTTCTTCTCATGTATGCATGCAT gaGAGAAAATGATATTAGGGATTCAAGCAATAATACAGATTTGGAAAGCTCTGAATTAGGAGATCCTTCAGCCACTTTGGAATCATTAAATGGAGAAACTTATTGCAACGGAACAATTGCTAACAAGAAGTCAAGGAAGAGACAAAGAATGTTGAAATCTTCAGATGGATCTCATAGTGGAACCAGCTGTAATAGAACTATCAATAACAACAATTCAAGGAAGGGAAAAGGAAAGAAGGCAAATAAATGTGATATTGGC GAGAGTTGCTTTGCGAAGGTGGATGAAGAATTGAAAATCAAACAAAAGCAGGATCAAGACAAAGCAACTGTCAGGCTGCATTCATTTAA TTTCAAAGCCAACAAGGGTGCCATTCCATCCTCGGAGCCAGAGAGCAGTGAAAGGCTGAAAATGCTACCATCTACAAATTCTGGGAAACAG CAGTTAAAGCCCTCAAATGTTCAAGAACACATACCTGTACGCCATCCAGAGGTTGTTCTTTGCATTGAGGTTTACCACAACATACGACACTGGTTAAAG ATACAAGAGTTCTTGGTCCTAGGAAGACAAATGTTAACTGAAATGAGGGACAGGATTTATTGCATGACAGACCAAGTGATGCAAAAGGCAGGGCATTATGATCCATACGGATATTTTCTCATAGAA GATGTGTTTTGCAATGATACAAGGGATCCATCTGCAATAGATTATAGTGAACCTATTTTTGATTGGCTTACAAACTCAAAAGATGATGCTCTTAGAAAATGGGAATGTATCACAAGTGGTGAGTTACAACGAAAACAGAAAGCAGTCATAGGTGAGGTAACTACTTCACAATTGCCCCAATTCAGACGTGTTGACATGCAAGAAACTCGGTTTTGTGACTTGAGATTTCGTCTTGGTGCTGGATACCTCTACTGTCATCAG GGAGACTGCAAGCATACCATTGTCATCAGAGACCTAAGATTGATTCATCCTGAGGATGTCCAAAACCGGGCAGCTTATCCAATAGTAATTTTCCAACTAAAATTACGTTTCCAGAAATGCAACGTTTGCAACATTTTCAGGGCTACAAAAGTGACTGTGGATGACAAATGGACCCCAGATAACCCTTGCTATTTCTGTAATGACTGCTATTACCTTCTTCACTACTCTGAGAATGGATCTCTACTATACAGTGATTTCTCAACTTATGACTATATTCATGACTAA
- the LOC110669949 gene encoding snRNA-activating protein complex subunit isoform X6 — protein MAVGFAWFYKSEKLQSSLTTPTEKTALAFFTFPGRTKLKMEMINSRDGDGDQETSVSIARGGPIYVPNLVGPLTRVPDFESALFYELEDLKDELCLHAISPSNDDNISIDELKIYSDEDLVEMALKETLNKNESSLRPSSEGLIARFIVVYSRSDTSFLLMYACMRENDIRDSSNNTDLESSELGDPSATLESLNGETYCNGTIANKKSRKRQRMLKSSDGSHSGTSCNRTINNNNSRKGKGKKANKCDIGESCFAKVDEELKIKQKQDQDKATVRLHSFNFKANKGAIPSSEPESSERLKMLPSTNSGKQQLKPSNVQEHIPVRHPEVVLCIEVYHNIRHWLKIQEFLVLGRQMLTEMRDRIYCMTDQVMQKAGHYDPYGYFLIEDVFCNDTRDPSAIDYSEPIFDWLTNSKDDALRKWECITSGELQRKQKAVIGEVTTSQLPQFRRVDMQETRFCDLRFRLGAGYLYCHQASS, from the exons ATGGCCGTCGGCTTTGCTTGGTTCTACAAATCTGAAAAGCTTCAATCTAGCTTGACGACTCCTACAGAGAAGACGGCCTTAGCCTTCTTCACCTTTCCAG GAAGAACAAAGCTAAAGATGGAGATGATAAATTCAAGAGATGGAGATGGGGATCAAGAGACGAGTGTTTCAATTGCTCGTGGGGGACCTATTTACGTTCCCAACTTGGTGGGACCTCTCACCAGGGTTCCTGACTTTGAGTCTGCTCTTTTCTatgaacttgag GATTTGAAGGATGAATTGTGCTTGCATGCTATTTCACCATCCAATGATGATAATATTTC GATTGATGAGCTTAAAATTTATAGCGACGAGGATTTGGTGGAGATGGCCTTGAAGGAAACTCTGAAT AAGAATGAAAGTTCCTTGCGGCCATCCTCAGAGGGCTTGATTGCCAG GTTTATTGTGGTTTATTCAAGATCAGATACCTCTTTTCTTCTCATGTATGCATGCAT gaGAGAAAATGATATTAGGGATTCAAGCAATAATACAGATTTGGAAAGCTCTGAATTAGGAGATCCTTCAGCCACTTTGGAATCATTAAATGGAGAAACTTATTGCAACGGAACAATTGCTAACAAGAAGTCAAGGAAGAGACAAAGAATGTTGAAATCTTCAGATGGATCTCATAGTGGAACCAGCTGTAATAGAACTATCAATAACAACAATTCAAGGAAGGGAAAAGGAAAGAAGGCAAATAAATGTGATATTGGC GAGAGTTGCTTTGCGAAGGTGGATGAAGAATTGAAAATCAAACAAAAGCAGGATCAAGACAAAGCAACTGTCAGGCTGCATTCATTTAA TTTCAAAGCCAACAAGGGTGCCATTCCATCCTCGGAGCCAGAGAGCAGTGAAAGGCTGAAAATGCTACCATCTACAAATTCTGGGAAACAG CAGTTAAAGCCCTCAAATGTTCAAGAACACATACCTGTACGCCATCCAGAGGTTGTTCTTTGCATTGAGGTTTACCACAACATACGACACTGGTTAAAG ATACAAGAGTTCTTGGTCCTAGGAAGACAAATGTTAACTGAAATGAGGGACAGGATTTATTGCATGACAGACCAAGTGATGCAAAAGGCAGGGCATTATGATCCATACGGATATTTTCTCATAGAA GATGTGTTTTGCAATGATACAAGGGATCCATCTGCAATAGATTATAGTGAACCTATTTTTGATTGGCTTACAAACTCAAAAGATGATGCTCTTAGAAAATGGGAATGTATCACAAGTGGTGAGTTACAACGAAAACAGAAAGCAGTCATAGGTGAGGTAACTACTTCACAATTGCCCCAATTCAGACGTGTTGACATGCAAGAAACTCGGTTTTGTGACTTGAGATTTCGTCTTGGTGCTGGATACCTCTACTGTCATCAG GCATCCTCATAA